A stretch of Cyanobacteria bacterium QS_8_64_29 DNA encodes these proteins:
- a CDS encoding methionine--tRNA ligase, translated as MQTPLYYVNDAPHIGSAYTTMAADAIARFARLQGRPVLAITGTDEHGQKIQRTAEAQGLDPQAQCDRVAASFDALWQRLNIRYDRFSRTTARRHAAIVAEFFQRVWDAGDIYLGQKQGWYCVSCEEFKDERELTQTGNCPLHPNKPAEWRDEQNYFFRLSRYQGALESLFERHPEFVRPEARRNEMLALLNQGLQDFSISRIDLPWGIPVPTDRRHTIYVWFDALLGYVTALLDPDSEPTLDNALARWWPIDLHLIGKDILRFHAIYWPAMLMSAGISPPKQIFGHGFLTKDGQKMSKSLGNTLDPVALVDRYGSDAVRYYFLREIEFGQDGDFNETRFVNLLNADIANDWGNLLNRTLKMARKYCQGQVPNHSGADFGSDHPLKAIGTGLGERVAPAYQALAFHQACDEIRHLIRASNKHLDDCAPWSAYKAGRQAEVERTLYAVLESVRLASYLLSPIVPNLSAEAYRQLGFELDFDDAAQLAERAPFERHAQWGTLPPRQGLEAPQPLFARLEVPQADPL; from the coding sequence GTGCAAACGCCGCTCTACTACGTCAACGATGCGCCCCACATCGGCAGTGCCTACACCACCATGGCCGCCGATGCAATCGCGCGCTTTGCGCGATTGCAGGGGCGCCCGGTGCTCGCCATTACCGGCACCGACGAGCACGGCCAAAAAATCCAGCGCACGGCCGAGGCCCAAGGGCTGGATCCGCAAGCGCAGTGCGATCGCGTTGCCGCCAGCTTCGATGCCCTCTGGCAGCGGCTCAACATTCGCTACGACCGCTTCAGCCGCACCACCGCCCGGCGCCACGCCGCGATCGTGGCCGAGTTTTTCCAGCGCGTCTGGGATGCTGGCGACATCTATTTAGGCCAGAAGCAGGGCTGGTACTGCGTCTCCTGCGAGGAGTTCAAAGACGAGCGCGAGCTCACCCAGACTGGCAACTGTCCGCTCCATCCCAACAAGCCCGCTGAGTGGCGGGACGAGCAAAATTACTTTTTCCGGCTCTCGCGCTATCAGGGGGCGCTGGAGTCGCTATTCGAGCGCCACCCCGAATTCGTCCGGCCCGAGGCGCGGCGCAACGAAATGCTGGCGCTCCTAAACCAGGGCCTGCAGGACTTTTCCATCTCGCGGATCGATCTGCCTTGGGGCATTCCGGTGCCCACTGATCGCCGCCACACCATCTACGTCTGGTTCGATGCGCTGCTGGGCTACGTGACGGCGCTGCTGGATCCCGACAGCGAGCCCACCCTGGACAATGCCCTGGCGCGCTGGTGGCCCATCGACCTGCACCTGATCGGCAAAGATATCCTGCGCTTTCACGCCATTTACTGGCCGGCCATGCTGATGTCGGCCGGCATCTCGCCTCCCAAGCAGATCTTCGGCCACGGCTTTTTGACCAAAGACGGGCAGAAAATGAGCAAGAGCCTGGGCAACACGCTCGATCCCGTTGCACTAGTGGATCGCTACGGCTCGGATGCCGTGCGCTACTACTTTTTGCGCGAAATCGAGTTCGGCCAGGACGGCGATTTCAACGAAACCCGCTTTGTCAATCTGCTCAACGCCGACATTGCCAACGACTGGGGCAACTTGCTCAATCGCACGCTCAAAATGGCCCGCAAGTACTGCCAGGGCCAGGTTCCCAACCATAGCGGCGCCGACTTTGGCAGCGACCACCCGCTCAAAGCCATTGGCACTGGCCTGGGCGAGCGGGTCGCGCCGGCCTACCAGGCGCTGGCGTTTCACCAGGCCTGCGACGAAATCCGCCATTTGATCCGCGCCAGCAACAAGCACCTCGACGATTGTGCCCCCTGGAGTGCCTACAAAGCCGGCCGACAGGCCGAGGTGGAGCGGACGCTGTACGCCGTACTGGAATCGGTCCGCCTGGCGAGCTACCTGCTCTCGCCTATCGTTCCCAACTTGAGCGCGGAAGCCTACCGCCAGCTGGGCTTCGAGCTGGATTTTGACGATGCCGCCCAGCTGGCCGAGCGCGCCCCGTTCGAGCGGCACGCTCAGTGGGGGACGCTGCCGCCCCGGCAAGGCTTGGAAGCGCCCCA